The following coding sequences are from one Archocentrus centrarchus isolate MPI-CPG fArcCen1 chromosome 4, fArcCen1, whole genome shotgun sequence window:
- the il12rb1 gene encoding interleukin-12 receptor subunit beta-1, whose protein sequence is MEIFKNWSSLHGYVMFVFLTSLSKGFACEAPSSPQCFRRKPDDTVYTCEWSLNTTRSDVTFNLYFDETKFVNIKGTFLEIVEEQLIQFRAVNIWVEAHIGNSVCKSPKTSVVLIHAVKYEAPQNILVSWLKSNLSLSWIAAEKYPALAEVWFHRDEHPTEKWDKRLINTTYKDNKDKYQVIVGNLQKNSAYQVKIRQQSTRAKDPLWSNWSQVTVPAELEHEPNVTMTTTSINGTRQVTLTWMPMPLAAAVKNVTLNSSHGCHCMTRTHHTNKTIHTVYVSYSAINISVIAKNDVGESPPAIVQVPAEYASDLKPCNKTLVNKKLKRTTCLELYELQDAGPEPKQVITLTGRMHPEKKNQTRKNLKDYIRYLYFEHRCHRGKPQTVKMCFFYQKEGVPLKEPQEFTSYETDSSADLSWKAIPPVDQRGFLTHYNLCRVKISPDEQKECYKIPASETKYHLGNLTAGSKYNITLAGVTRVGEGPKASKCIQTKPGKPMNVWLSFGLLFVFFLFSTMCTIVLKKIKVKIFPPVPKPVITDFIQHPSKSQGILEKKEEVHHELTLQQLPEGKSVSEEADDATVVRGEWNDETDEDEEHEGSDSEGHSDECLSPGSTDEAQRSSKEGEVADLEQVDSELAMLIYKNGLVFDMKMDLP, encoded by the exons ATGGAAATTTTTAAGAACTGGAGTTCACTACATGGATATGTCATGTTTGTTTTCCTCACGAGTCTCAGCAAAG GTTTTGCATGTGAGGCTCCTTCCAGTCCTCAGTGCTTCAGACGAAAACCTGATGATACTGTTTACACGTGTGAGTGGAGCCTGAACACGACTCGGAGCGACGTGACGTTTAATCTTTACTTTGA TGAGACAAAATTTGTGAACATCAAGGGAACTTTCTTAGAGATTGTTGAGGAACAATTGATACAATTCCGCGCCGTCAACATTTGGGTGGAAGCTCACATAGGAAACTCAGTCTGCAAATCACCAAAGACATCTGTTGTACTCATACATGCAG taaaatatgaagCACCACAAAATATTTTAGTCTCCTGGTTAAAAAGCAATCTCAGCTTAAGCTGGATAGCTGCAGAGAAGTATCCAGCTTTAGCAGAAGTCTGGTTCCATCGGGATGAACACCCCACAGAAAAGTGGGATAAA AGATTAATAAATACCACCTATAAGGACAATAAGGACAAAT ACCAGGTCATTGTTGGGAATCTACAGAAGAATTCGGCTTACCAGGTTAAGATCAGGCAGCAATCCACTAGAGCCAAAGACCCACTGTGGAGCAACTGGTCTCAGGTTACGGTTCCTGCAG AACTTGAACATGAGCCTAATGTCACCATGACAACTACAAGTATAAATGGCACTCGACAGGTGACACTAACGTGGATG CCGATGCCACttgcagcagcagtgaagaaTGTGACACTGAATTCTTCTCATGGATGTCATTGTATGACGAGAACACATCACACCAACAAAACTATTCACACTGTGTACGTGTCATACTCTGCCATCAACATCTCTGTTATTGCCAAAAATGATGTGGGCGAGTCTCCTCCAGCAATCGTGCAAGTACCAGCAGAATATGCATCAGATTTAAAAC CTTGTAACAAAACCTTagtgaataaaaaattaaagaggACAACTTGCCTCGAGTTGTACGAGCTTCAAGATGCAGGTCCAGAGCCAAAACAAGTTATAACTCTAACAGGAAGGATGCATCCAGagaagaaaaatcaaacaaGAAAGA ACCTGAAGGACTACATTCGTTACCTTTACTTTGAACACAGATGTCATCGTGGGAAACCACAGACGGTTAAAATGTGCTTCTTTTATCAAAAAGAGGGTG taccACTCAAGGAACCTCAGGAGTTCACATCTTACGAAACAGACAGTTCTGCTGACCTGTCCTGGAAAGCGATTCCCCCTGTGGACCAGCGAGGCTTCCTGACGCATTACAACCTGTGCAGGGTGAAAATCTCCCCGGATGAGCAAAAAG AGTGCTACAAGATACCAGCTTCAGAGACAAAGTATCATCTGGGAAACTTGACAGCTGGAAGCAAATACAACATCACCTTAGCTGGAGTGACACGAGTGGGAGAAGGGCCTAAAGCCTCAAAGTGCATCCAAACAAAGCCAGGAAAACCTATGAACG TGTGGTTGAGTTTCGGCTTGCTATTTGTCTTCTTCTTATTCTCAACAATGTGCACCATTGTCTTGAAGAA GATCAAAGTCAAGATTTTTCCTCCTGTGCCAAAACCTGTTATTACAGATTTCATCCAGCATCCATCAAAGAGCCAA GGAATCTtggagaagaaagaggaggtgCATCATGAGCTGACGCTGCAGCAACTTCCAGAGGGAAAATCTGTGTCTGAGGAAGCAGACGATGCCACTGTCGTCAGAGGGGAGTGGAACGATGAGACTGATGAGGACGAGGAGCACGAGGGGAGTGACTCGGAAGGACACAGTGATGAGTGTTTGAGCCCTGGCTCTACAGATGAGGCGCAGAGGAGCTCCAAAGAAGGAGAAGTGGCAGACCTTGAACAGGTGGACAGTGAGCTTGCAATGCTGATATACAAGAACGGTTTGGTGTTTGATATGAAGATGGACTTGCCTTAA